One genomic segment of Alicycliphilus denitrificans K601 includes these proteins:
- a CDS encoding ABC transporter ATP-binding protein: protein MAIAFKNIEKHYAVYARPQDRLWEWVTGRQRHRVHVALAGIDFEVRPGETFGLIGENGAGKSTLLKIAAGTIRPTRGEVMRQGRVAALLELGAGFHPEESGQDNIRFMAALHGLEGEALEDFAARATEFSELSAETLQRPVKTYSSGMFMRLAFAAATAIEPEVLIVDEALSVGDLHFQKKSLNRILELRGRGATVLFCSHNLYQVRSLCQRAAWIHGGRIEAIGHTEDVVTAYEAHERRRYAHLRTDAPDAAVAPTQTAAAPPAHASVPVKIMRVGIETADGINPAQVDSFQDLTLEIEVESYGDAPFHVGFAIVRPDKDNVFGSSTQFLGSRPPMRGVGQHRVRVRFPRLPLLSGEYLWSVYTLDDSGLQVLDMAELIQPFTVLNQKHREFGLVWLEHEWLQVQ, encoded by the coding sequence ATGGCCATCGCGTTCAAGAACATAGAAAAGCACTATGCGGTGTATGCACGCCCGCAGGACAGGCTGTGGGAGTGGGTGACCGGGCGCCAGCGCCACCGCGTGCACGTGGCGCTGGCGGGCATCGACTTCGAGGTGCGGCCGGGCGAGACCTTTGGCCTGATCGGCGAGAACGGCGCGGGCAAGAGCACCTTGCTGAAGATCGCGGCAGGCACCATCCGCCCCACGCGGGGCGAGGTCATGCGCCAGGGACGGGTGGCGGCGCTGCTGGAACTCGGGGCGGGCTTTCACCCCGAAGAGTCGGGGCAGGACAACATTCGCTTCATGGCGGCGCTGCATGGCCTGGAGGGGGAGGCGTTGGAGGATTTCGCGGCGCGGGCGACGGAGTTCTCCGAGCTTTCCGCCGAAACTCTGCAGCGGCCCGTGAAGACCTATTCGTCGGGCATGTTCATGCGGCTGGCGTTCGCGGCGGCGACGGCCATCGAGCCGGAGGTGCTGATCGTGGACGAGGCGCTGTCGGTTGGTGACCTGCACTTCCAGAAAAAAAGCCTGAACCGCATCCTGGAACTGCGCGGGCGCGGTGCGACGGTGCTGTTTTGTTCGCACAACCTGTACCAGGTGCGCAGCCTGTGCCAGCGCGCGGCCTGGATCCATGGCGGCCGCATAGAGGCGATCGGCCACACCGAGGACGTGGTCACGGCCTACGAGGCGCATGAGCGGCGGCGCTACGCCCATCTGCGTACCGATGCGCCGGACGCCGCGGTAGCGCCGACGCAGACGGCTGCGGCTCCGCCAGCGCACGCATCGGTGCCGGTGAAGATCATGCGCGTAGGCATCGAGACTGCCGACGGAATCAACCCTGCGCAGGTGGATTCGTTCCAGGACCTGACCCTGGAGATCGAGGTGGAGTCCTATGGCGACGCACCATTCCATGTAGGGTTTGCCATCGTGCGGCCGGACAAGGACAACGTGTTTGGCAGCAGCACCCAGTTCCTCGGTTCCAGGCCGCCCATGCGCGGTGTGGGCCAGCATCGGGTGCGCGTGCGGTTTCCCCGTCTTCCGCTGCTGTCGGGCGAATACCTGTGGAGCGTGTACACGTTGGACGATTCTGGTCTGCAGGTGCTCGACATGGCGGAGCTGATCCAGCCTTTCACGGTGCTTAACCAGAAGCACCGCGAGTTCGGTCTGGTTTGGCTGGAGCACGAATGGCTGCAGGTGCAATGA